The Doryrhamphus excisus isolate RoL2022-K1 chromosome 18, RoL_Dexc_1.0, whole genome shotgun sequence genome contains a region encoding:
- the inavab gene encoding innate immunity activator b, with the protein MEGNGEFSDTDSGIILHSGSDSPTSHTKDVGTHTRAMKLKHQALQDQLDLCLLELKKLCIREAELTGRLSGDYPLLPGEKPPHIRRRIGAAFKLDEQSIPRAAEESALNIVDAELALQFKIYEAARKLCEERHLSKAVRKSRLEQCKREEKKLKQLQETAFRLRLEHGESSPLPAFNITPQDLAASDDSSLSDSVVQDEEVASESSQPSSGLLYSGDTADSPQTLCVSTDASYLSPSVGPQTLPLTPSQSPHPSLDSSSMSFTSSPASYDPPPIQHSPWSESSLDQPYQKSKKSRSSGKASPAKSELLPPLEACLAHSALPQQLSHLKLSRTQSNSLPSTPEMRLHRQLSLRISNESSLVSEKERGRTRGPRRRLIDYSKTSAEASPLVFNRVNNAGSEDSNSEHSFASYSSSPSQELPCNLPRHYRAASPLCPPFSSYGPQATAHAGFYHSPRHQPHQGYYNEDVIYPPYVDMPWTYRNQQAPCLSNRYEYRYKEAPQRLVAPDSRHSPSSSPQWDHPQYGSNGLPRQVVSEQLKSWHRRSQLKGPRSRSLDRQGAVRIKHMVARESPRNQNQRYHEQVIQRRTADDAQERWLVDNGTHYVSEV; encoded by the exons ATGGAAGGCAACGGCGAGTTCAGTGACACCGACAGCGGCATCATCCTTCACTCtg GCTCAGACAGCCCAACATCACACACGAAGGATGTCGGCACGCACACACGAGCCATGAAGCTCAAACACCAGGCGCTCCAAGACCAATTAGACCTGTGCCTTCTGGAGCTCAAGAAACTCTGCATTCGAGAAGCT GAGCTGACGGGCCGGCTGTCAGGAGATTATCCTCTGCTGCCAGGAGAGAAGCCGCCGCACATCCGCAGGCGCATCGGAGCTGCGTTCAAGCTCGATGAGCAAAGCATCCCCCGGGCAGCTGAG GAGTCGGCTCTAAATATCGTCGATGCCGAGTTAGCTCTTCAGTTTAAAATCTACGAGGCGGCACGAAAGCTTTGCGAGGAGAGACACCTGAGCAAGGCCGTTAGGAAGAGTCGATTGGAGCAGTGCAAGCGAGAGGAGAAGAAACTCAAACAACTGCAAGAGACTGCCTTCCGACTGCGGCTGGAGCACGGTGAATCGtcaccacttcctgcttttaacATCACGCCACAAG ATCTCGCTGCATCCGATGACAGCTCTTTGTCTGATTCTGTGGTTCAAGATGAAG AAGTGGCGAGCGAGTCTTCACAGCCGTCCTCCGGACTTTTATATTCAGGAGATACGGCGGACTCTCCACAGACACTCTGTGTGTCCACAGACGCCTCCTACCTGTCACCCAGCGTGGGTCCGCAGACCCTGCCGCTCACACCGAGCCAGTCACCCCACCCCAGCCTGGACTCTTCTTCTATGAGTTTTACCTCAAGTCCTGCCTCATATGACCCGCCTCCTATTCAGCACTCCCCTTGGTCTGAGTCTAGCCTGGACCAGCCATACCAGAAGAGCAAGAAGTCACGTTCCTCCGGCAAGGCCAG TCCAGCCAAGAGCGAATTGTTACCGCCGTTGGAGGCTTGTTTGGCACATTCAGCTCTACCACAGCAGCTCTCCCATTTGAAACTGAGCCGAACGCAGTCCAATAGTTTGCCCTCCACTCCGGAGATGCGTCTTCACAGGCAGCTGTCCCTCAG GATATCCAATGAATCTTCCCTGGTATCAGAAAAGGAGCGTGGTCGCACCAGAGGTCCAAGACGGCGACTCATagattacagcaaaacatcaGCGGAAGCTTCTCCACTCGTGTTCAATCGTGTCAACAACGCCGGTTCCGAGGACAGCAACTCTGAACACTCATTTGCATCGTACAGCAGCTCCCCCAGTCAAGAACTACCTTGCAATTTACCCAGACACTATCGGGCCGCCTCCCCGCTATGTCCTCCATTCAGCAGCTACGGACCTCAAGCCACCGCGCATGCTGGCTTCTACCACAGTCCCAGGCATCAGCCCCACCAAGGATACTACAACGAGGACGTGATATACCCTCCGTATGTCGACATGCCTTGGACTTATCGCAACCAGCAGGCTCCCTGTCTGTCCAACAGATACGAGTACCGCTACAAAGAAGCTCCGCAGaggctggtggctcctgatAGCAGACATTCACCCTCCTCGTCCCCGCAATGGGATCATCCGCAGTACGGCTCAAACGGCCTCCCGCGACAAGTGGTGAGCGAACAGCTGAAATCGTGGCACCGACGCAGTCAGCTCAAAGGACCCAGGTCACGGTCCCTTGACAGACAGGGAGCGGTCAGGATCAAACACATGGTGGCTCGGGAGTCACCCAGAAACCAGAATCAAAGGTACCATGAGCAG GTCATCCAAAGAAGAACCGCGGATGACGCTCAAGAACGATGGCTGGTAGACAATGGCACTCACTACGTAAGTGAAGTGTGA
- the adipor1a gene encoding adiponectin receptor protein 1a: MSGRNGSASDADCPISEDCQVPDVELMELGPLLEEGGVRQSTSKGIHPEGAAMLADDEDEEDEVGEVLTLPLQAHHAMEKMEEFVHKVWEGRWRVIPFHVLPEWLKDNDYLLHGHRPPMPSFRACFGSIFRIHTETGNIWTHLLGLILFLCLGTLTMLRPNMYFMAPLQEKVVFGMFFLGAVLCLSFSWLFHTVYCHSEKVSRTFSKLDYSGIALLIMGSFVPWLYYSFYCSPQPRLIYLTIVCVLGIAAIIVAQWDRFSTPRHRPTRAGVFMGLGLSGIVPTMHFTIEEGFVKATTVGQMGWFYLMGAMYITGAGLYAARIPERYFPGKCDIWFHSHQIFHVLVVAAAFIHFYGVSNLQEFRYGLEGGCTDDSLL; this comes from the exons ATGTCAGGCCGAAACGGGTCTGCAAGTGATGCAGACTGCCCGATCTCAGAGGACTGCCAGGTCCCGGATGTGGAACTAATGGAGCTGGGGCCGCTGCTGGAGGAGGGAGGGGTTCGACAGTCCACCTCCAAAGGCATCCACCCAGAG ggagcGGCGATGCTGGCAGATGACGAAGACGAGGAGGATGAGGTGGGAGAGGTCCTGACCTTGCCGCTTCAGGCCCACCACGCCATGGAGAAGATGGAAGAGTTTGTACACAAA GTTTGGGAGGGGCGCTGGAGAGTCATTCCCTTCCATGTCCTGCCAGAGTGGCTCAAGGACAACGATTACCTCCTACATGGACATCGCCCCCCCATGCCTTCGTTCCGGGCCTGCTTCGGAAGCATCTTCAGGATTCACACCGAAACCGGAAACATTTGGACTCATCTGTTAG GGCTGATTTTATTCCTGTGTCTGGGCACGTTAACCATGTTGCGGCCCAACATGTATTTCATGGCCCCGCTCCAAGAAAAAGTGGTGTTTGGGATGTTCTTCCTGGGTGCTGTGCTGTGCCTCAGTTTCTCCTGGCTTTTTCATACCGTCTACTGCCACTCTGAGAAAGTGTCCCGCACCTTCTCCAA gCTTGACTACTCAGGCATCGCCCTCCTCATCATGGGCTCCTTTGTGCCCTGGCTGTACTACTCCTTCTACTGTTCTCCTCAGCCTCGACTTATCTACCTCACCATTGTTTGTGTACTCGGCATTGCCGCCATCATTGTGGCCCAGTGGGACCGTTTTTCCACACCTCGACACAGACCCACAAGAGCAG GTGTGTTTATGGGCCTGGGACTCAGCGGCATTGTTCCTACCATGCACTTCACCATCGAAGAGGGCTTCGTTAAGGCCACCACGGTGGGCCAGATGGGTTGGTTCTACCTGATGGGGGCCATGTATATCACTGGTGCTGGTCTGTATGCAGCCAGGATCCCTGAACGCTATTTCCCTGGGAAGTGTGACATATGG TTCCACTCCCATCAAATTTTTCACGTTCTGGTCGTGGCAGCGGCATTCATCCATTTCTACGGTGTTTCTAATCTCCAGGAGTTCCGCTACGGTCTGGAGGGAGGATGCACAGATGACTCTTTGCTCTGA